The Streptomyces sp. NBC_01275 genome has a segment encoding these proteins:
- a CDS encoding GAF domain-containing sensor histidine kinase: MGSPEEARVRLPQLRLDELLEELQARLDAARGTRDRVHSLLEAVLSVGRELDLEQALFSIVEAAAVLVDAEYAALGVIGPDGKRLSAFHTIGVSEEQIARIGPYPEGHGILGELIHHPEPLRLAKISEHPASYGFPAHHPPMNTFLGVPIRVREQVFGNLYLTEKRGGGQFDEEDVSVTLTLAVAAGVAIDNARLYEESRLRERWLEANADITHSLMSGGDRAEVLALIAERAREITGSALAAVALPMADTGSLAVEIAVGMDAEAHRGLVLSMDRSLMGLAFSGEAPVTSEDVTHDERISMEPPRFGGLGPAVAVPIGTGGAGARGVVLLAREVGRPAFLATETETLQAFAGQAAVAMELAERRQDAEEVAVLKDRDRIARDLHDLAIQRLFATGMTLQSAGRFIEHEEAAERVVRAVDDLDETIKIIRSTIFGLRTREGTVEAGLRARAVRVVGEAAPVLGFAPSVRMEGLLDTDVPKDMADHVVAVLSEALTNIARHARADRADVLLATDGREVRLSVSDNGVGIPDDGRRSGLRNMAERAEQLGGRLELGKPEGGGTALVWRVPARKA, from the coding sequence GTGGGAAGCCCCGAGGAGGCTCGCGTACGGCTGCCGCAGCTGAGGCTGGACGAGCTGTTGGAGGAGCTTCAGGCGCGTCTGGACGCGGCCCGCGGCACGCGGGACCGGGTGCACAGCCTGCTGGAGGCGGTGCTGTCGGTCGGCCGGGAGCTGGATCTGGAGCAGGCCCTGTTCAGCATCGTGGAGGCCGCCGCGGTGCTGGTCGACGCGGAGTACGCGGCGCTCGGCGTGATCGGTCCGGACGGCAAGCGGCTGTCGGCTTTTCATACGATCGGGGTCAGCGAGGAGCAGATCGCCCGGATCGGCCCGTATCCGGAGGGCCACGGCATCCTCGGGGAGCTGATCCACCATCCCGAGCCGTTGCGCCTGGCGAAGATCTCCGAGCACCCGGCCTCGTACGGATTCCCGGCGCACCACCCGCCGATGAACACCTTCCTCGGCGTCCCGATCCGGGTGCGCGAGCAGGTCTTCGGCAACCTCTACCTGACCGAGAAGCGGGGCGGCGGTCAGTTCGACGAGGAAGACGTCTCGGTCACGCTCACGCTGGCCGTGGCGGCCGGCGTCGCCATCGACAACGCGCGTCTGTACGAGGAGTCCCGGCTGCGGGAACGCTGGCTGGAGGCGAACGCGGACATCACCCACAGCCTGATGTCCGGTGGCGACCGTGCCGAGGTCCTCGCTCTGATCGCCGAGCGGGCCCGCGAGATCACCGGATCCGCGCTGGCGGCGGTCGCGCTGCCCATGGCGGACACCGGATCGCTCGCCGTGGAGATCGCCGTCGGGATGGACGCCGAGGCGCACCGGGGGCTCGTCCTGTCGATGGACCGGAGCCTGATGGGACTGGCGTTCTCCGGCGAGGCCCCGGTCACCAGCGAGGACGTCACCCACGACGAGCGCATCTCGATGGAGCCTCCGCGTTTCGGGGGACTGGGCCCCGCGGTGGCCGTGCCCATCGGCACGGGCGGGGCGGGTGCGCGAGGCGTGGTCCTGCTGGCGCGGGAAGTCGGCCGGCCGGCCTTCCTCGCGACGGAGACCGAGACCCTGCAGGCCTTCGCCGGGCAGGCCGCCGTCGCCATGGAGCTGGCGGAACGCCGACAGGACGCCGAGGAGGTCGCGGTGCTCAAGGACCGCGACCGGATCGCCCGGGACCTGCACGACCTGGCGATCCAGCGGCTGTTCGCCACCGGCATGACCCTGCAGAGCGCCGGACGCTTCATCGAGCACGAAGAAGCCGCCGAGCGCGTGGTGCGCGCCGTCGACGACCTGGACGAGACCATCAAGATCATCAGATCGACGATCTTCGGCCTGCGTACCCGCGAGGGCACGGTGGAGGCGGGCCTGCGGGCGCGCGCCGTACGGGTGGTCGGGGAGGCGGCGCCGGTCCTGGGCTTCGCCCCCAGCGTGCGCATGGAGGGACTGCTGGACACCGACGTGCCGAAGGACATGGCCGACCACGTGGTGGCGGTGCTCTCCGAGGCCCTGACCAACATCGCCCGTCACGCGCGTGCCGACCGGGCCGATGTGCTCCTGGCCACGGACGGCCGGGAGGTACGGCTGTCCGTCAGCGACAACGGGGTGGGCATCCCGGACGACGGCCGCCGCAGCGGGCTGCGCAACATGGCGGAGCGCGCCGAGCAGCTGGGCGGCCGACTGGAACTGGGGAAGCCCGAGGGGGGCGGCACCGCGCTGGTGTGGCGGGTGCCTGCCCGGAAGGCGTAG
- a CDS encoding universal stress protein, whose amino-acid sequence MLAITVGLDGSPESLAAADWAAREAAQREIPLRLLHAGDSLGPFYVPFMEVPAPGVIVAQREWADRVLREAESRLTQRHPGLRITVQQVGEEAVAALLSAAEDTELLVLGSRGLGTMAGFLVGSVALAVVARAERPVVLVRAGERVEDERLPDAAGDGAITTPYRDVVLGLDLENPADAVVEFAFEAARLRAAGLRVVHGWNPAAVYGYGAVLDSGLDAELAKEARHGLSDVLRPWKDKYPGVEVREQSVVGGAGRHLVHASRDAALVVVGRRRRQTLVGGRIGPVTHGVLQHASAPVAVVPHD is encoded by the coding sequence ATGCTCGCCATCACCGTCGGTCTTGACGGCTCGCCCGAAAGCCTCGCCGCCGCGGACTGGGCCGCGCGCGAAGCAGCCCAACGAGAGATACCTCTGCGTCTGCTGCACGCCGGGGACTCCCTGGGCCCTTTCTACGTGCCGTTCATGGAGGTTCCTGCGCCGGGCGTGATCGTCGCGCAGCGGGAGTGGGCGGACCGCGTGCTGCGTGAGGCGGAGTCCCGGCTCACGCAGCGGCACCCGGGTCTGCGGATCACCGTTCAGCAGGTCGGGGAGGAGGCCGTTGCGGCCTTGCTGTCCGCTGCGGAGGACACCGAACTGCTGGTCCTGGGCTCCCGGGGCCTCGGCACGATGGCGGGGTTCCTGGTCGGCTCCGTCGCTCTGGCGGTGGTGGCGCGTGCGGAGCGGCCCGTCGTGCTCGTGCGGGCCGGTGAGCGGGTCGAGGACGAGCGTCTGCCGGACGCCGCGGGCGACGGGGCGATCACCACTCCGTACCGCGACGTCGTGCTGGGGTTGGACCTGGAGAACCCGGCCGACGCCGTCGTCGAGTTCGCGTTCGAGGCCGCCCGGCTTCGCGCGGCCGGCCTGCGGGTGGTCCACGGCTGGAACCCCGCGGCCGTCTACGGCTACGGCGCCGTCCTGGACTCGGGACTCGACGCCGAACTGGCGAAGGAGGCCCGGCACGGGCTCAGCGACGTCCTGCGGCCCTGGAAGGACAAGTACCCCGGGGTGGAAGTGCGAGAGCAGTCGGTCGTCGGCGGGGCCGGCCGTCACCTCGTGCACGCCTCGCGGGACGCGGCGCTGGTCGTCGTCGGGCGGAGGAGGCGTCAGACGTTGGTCGGCGGCCGCATCGGCCCGGTGACGCACGGCGTGTTGCAGCATGCCTCCGCGCCGGTGGCGGTGGTGCCGCACGACTGA